The following are encoded in a window of Sinomonas cyclohexanicum genomic DNA:
- a CDS encoding amino acid permease has protein sequence MQIFRTKPIEATIAETHEPGRRLKRTLSAWDLMIMGVAVAVGAGIFSVGAKAAASFAGPAVTVSFAIAAVACALAIMCYAEFATAIPVAGSAYVFTYATMGELLAWIIGWNLILELFTAGAVVAKYWGLYLSKVFSLVGLDVPPSIHLGSVELVWGPFLIVAIFTVLLVLGTKLSARVGNFFTIIKIAVVLFVIVVGFFYIRAENFSPFIPSAVPAQSGDTTAVLKQSLFAFATGAAPAQYGLFGVFAGAALVFFAFIGFDVVATSAEEVKNPQKTLPRGIFAGLAVVTLLYILVSLALTGMVPYTTLAAAEQPTLTTAFEAVGNTDAAKVIAFGSLVGLTTVIMVLLMGFARVVLAMSRDGLLPRALSVTSEKRSTPARLQILCGALVALVAGLTNVDVLEEMINIGTLSAFVVVSLGIIVLRRKRPDLKPAFRVPFGKVLPIVSAVLCLYLMTNLAVETWIYFAGWLVVGLIIYFAYGQRHSRLNERFAAQRDAVSDPQ, from the coding sequence ATGCAGATCTTCCGCACCAAGCCGATCGAGGCCACGATCGCCGAGACCCACGAGCCGGGTCGGCGGCTCAAGCGCACCCTCAGTGCGTGGGACCTCATGATCATGGGCGTCGCGGTGGCGGTCGGCGCGGGCATCTTCTCGGTCGGCGCGAAGGCCGCCGCGAGCTTCGCGGGCCCGGCCGTGACCGTCTCGTTCGCGATCGCCGCGGTCGCGTGTGCGCTCGCCATCATGTGCTACGCCGAGTTCGCCACGGCGATCCCGGTGGCGGGCTCCGCGTATGTGTTCACCTACGCCACCATGGGCGAGCTCCTCGCCTGGATCATCGGGTGGAACCTCATCCTCGAGCTCTTCACCGCCGGTGCTGTGGTCGCGAAGTACTGGGGCCTGTACCTGAGCAAGGTGTTCTCGCTCGTGGGCCTGGACGTCCCGCCGAGCATTCACTTGGGCTCGGTCGAGCTCGTGTGGGGGCCGTTCCTCATCGTCGCGATCTTCACCGTGCTGCTCGTGCTCGGGACCAAGCTCTCGGCGCGCGTGGGCAACTTCTTCACGATCATCAAGATCGCCGTGGTGCTGTTCGTGATCGTGGTCGGGTTCTTCTACATCAGGGCAGAGAACTTCTCGCCGTTCATCCCGAGCGCGGTGCCAGCGCAGTCCGGGGACACGACGGCTGTCCTCAAGCAGTCCCTGTTCGCGTTCGCCACCGGCGCTGCCCCGGCCCAGTACGGCCTGTTCGGCGTGTTCGCCGGCGCGGCGCTCGTGTTCTTCGCGTTCATCGGGTTCGACGTCGTGGCCACGAGTGCCGAGGAGGTCAAGAACCCCCAGAAGACGCTCCCGCGCGGCATCTTCGCCGGCCTCGCCGTCGTGACGCTGCTGTACATCCTCGTCTCGCTCGCGCTCACGGGCATGGTCCCGTACACGACGCTCGCCGCCGCCGAGCAGCCTACGCTCACCACCGCTTTCGAGGCCGTGGGGAACACAGACGCCGCGAAGGTCATCGCGTTCGGCTCCCTCGTGGGCCTCACCACGGTCATCATGGTGCTGCTCATGGGCTTCGCCCGCGTGGTCCTCGCGATGAGCCGCGACGGACTGCTGCCCCGCGCTCTGTCCGTGACGAGCGAGAAGCGCTCCACGCCGGCCCGGCTCCAGATCCTCTGCGGCGCGCTCGTGGCCCTCGTGGCCGGCCTCACGAACGTCGACGTGCTCGAGGAGATGATCAACATCGGCACCCTCTCCGCGTTCGTCGTGGTGAGCCTCGGGATCATCGTGCTCCGCCGCAAGCGGCCTGACCTCAAGCCCGCGTTCCGGGTCCCGTTCGGCAAGGTCCTTCCGATCGTCTCCGCCGTCCTGTGCCTCTACCTCATGACCAATCTCGCGGTCGAGACCTGGATCTACTTCGCCGGCTGGCTCGTGGTGGGGCTCATCATCTACTTCGCCTACGGCCAGCGCCATTCGCGCCTCAACGAGCGCTTCGCCGCGCAGCGCGACGCAGTCAGCGATCCGCAGTAG
- a CDS encoding Fur family transcriptional regulator, which produces MEPSTGHTEWASALRAHGRRVTKQRLVVLDAIASHPHSSADAIHAAAREALPEITPQSVYVVLGDLTDLGMLRRFEPPHSAALYETRVGDNHHHAICSVCGRVEDVDCAVGHAPCLTPSDAHGMTIVIADVTYVGVCAECAAKPDQSSPTPAA; this is translated from the coding sequence ATGGAACCGAGCACTGGGCACACGGAATGGGCCTCCGCCCTTCGCGCTCACGGCCGCCGGGTGACCAAGCAGCGGCTCGTGGTGCTGGACGCCATCGCGTCCCACCCGCACTCGTCGGCGGACGCCATCCATGCCGCCGCACGGGAGGCGCTCCCGGAGATCACCCCGCAGTCCGTCTACGTGGTGCTCGGCGACCTGACCGACCTCGGAATGCTGCGCCGGTTCGAGCCGCCTCACTCCGCCGCCCTCTACGAGACACGGGTCGGCGACAACCACCACCACGCGATCTGCTCGGTCTGCGGACGCGTCGAGGACGTCGACTGCGCCGTGGGGCACGCGCCGTGCCTCACCCCGAGCGACGCCCACGGCATGACCATCGTCATCGCGGACGTCACGTACGTGGGCGTCTGCGCGGAGTGCGCCGCGAAGCCAGACCAGTCCAGCCCGACCCCGGCGGCCTGA
- a CDS encoding catalase, with protein MTANYSTTQSGAPVVSDAHAQSVGADGAIILTDHYLVEKLAQFNRERVPERVVHAKGGGAFGVFKTTADVSKYTKAALFQPDVETEMLIRFSSVAGENGSPDTWRDPRGFAVKFYTSEGNYDLVGNNTPVFFIRDGIKFPDFIHSQKRLPGSHLRDADMQWDFWTLSPESAHQVTWLMGPRGLPKTWRNMQGYGSHTYQWINAEGERFWVKYHFHTNQGVESLTDEEAERLAGENADYYIQDLYENIAEGNFPSWDLYVQVMPYEEAKTYRYNPFDLTKTWSKKDYPLIKVGTMELNRNPENYFAQIEQAAFAPSNFVPGIAGSPDKMLQARIFSYADAHRYRVGTNHAQLPVNAPKNEVRNYSQDGAGRISFNSASTPVYAPNSFGGPTAVEPTPQSGGPGGGWENDGELTLAAHTLHAEDGDFVQPGILYREVFDDADRERILATLTGAVGGVKNSEIKERAIQYWTNVDTDLGAKLRAELGK; from the coding sequence ATGACAGCCAACTACTCGACCACCCAGTCCGGTGCGCCGGTCGTCTCGGACGCCCACGCCCAGTCGGTCGGCGCCGACGGCGCAATCATCCTGACCGACCACTACCTCGTCGAGAAGCTCGCCCAGTTCAACCGCGAGCGGGTCCCGGAGCGCGTGGTCCATGCCAAGGGCGGCGGCGCGTTCGGCGTCTTCAAGACCACCGCGGACGTCTCCAAGTACACCAAGGCCGCGCTCTTCCAGCCGGACGTCGAGACCGAGATGCTCATCCGCTTCTCGTCGGTGGCCGGCGAGAACGGCTCGCCCGACACGTGGCGCGACCCGCGGGGCTTCGCCGTGAAGTTCTACACGAGCGAGGGCAACTACGACCTCGTGGGCAACAACACCCCGGTGTTCTTCATCCGCGACGGCATCAAGTTCCCCGACTTCATCCACTCGCAGAAGCGCCTCCCGGGCAGCCACCTGCGCGACGCCGACATGCAGTGGGACTTCTGGACCCTCTCCCCCGAGTCCGCCCACCAGGTCACGTGGCTCATGGGGCCGCGCGGCCTTCCGAAGACGTGGCGCAACATGCAGGGCTACGGCTCGCACACGTACCAGTGGATCAACGCCGAGGGCGAGCGCTTCTGGGTCAAGTACCACTTCCACACGAACCAGGGCGTCGAGAGCCTCACGGACGAGGAGGCCGAGCGCCTCGCCGGTGAGAACGCGGACTACTACATCCAGGACCTCTACGAGAACATCGCCGAGGGCAACTTCCCGAGCTGGGACCTCTACGTGCAGGTCATGCCGTACGAGGAGGCCAAGACCTACCGCTACAACCCGTTCGACCTGACGAAGACGTGGTCCAAGAAGGACTACCCGCTCATCAAGGTCGGCACGATGGAGCTCAACCGCAACCCGGAGAACTACTTCGCGCAGATCGAGCAGGCCGCGTTCGCGCCGTCGAACTTCGTCCCCGGCATCGCCGGCTCGCCGGACAAGATGCTCCAGGCGCGCATCTTCTCCTACGCGGACGCGCACCGCTACCGCGTGGGCACCAACCACGCGCAGCTGCCTGTCAACGCCCCGAAAAACGAGGTCCGCAACTACAGCCAGGACGGCGCGGGCCGCATCTCGTTCAACTCGGCCTCGACGCCGGTCTACGCGCCGAATTCGTTCGGCGGCCCCACGGCCGTCGAGCCGACGCCTCAGTCCGGCGGGCCGGGAGGCGGTTGGGAGAACGACGGCGAGCTGACCCTCGCTGCTCACACCCTCCACGCTGAGGACGGAGACTTCGTGCAGCCGGGCATCCTCTACCGTGAGGTCTTCGACGACGCCGACCGCGAGCGCATCCTCGCGACCCTCACGGGCGCCGTCGGCGGCGTGAAGAACTCCGAGATCAAGGAGCGCGCGATCCAGTACTGGACCAACGTCGACACCGACCTCGGCGCGAAGCTCCGCGCCGAGCTCGGAAAGTAG
- a CDS encoding TetR/AcrR family transcriptional regulator, whose amino-acid sequence MARPPRPERKHELLEEILDFLVDSTLADLTFRSLADGLGISSYVLVYHFGNREQLVTEIIRAIMRRYEPLESGATHSSSREEFLAWARKAFELCLDHRGRHLQRLEFEASVQDVVAERPRRFGTEAHEHWRRFLAGWLRGNGIPAKRAGSLARLYVGAVMGLLYDFVLTGDRRAALESFGLLADALVARLDAADQHARS is encoded by the coding sequence ATGGCGAGACCACCACGGCCAGAGCGGAAGCACGAGCTGCTCGAGGAGATCCTCGACTTCCTCGTCGATTCCACCCTCGCGGACCTGACCTTCAGGAGCCTCGCCGACGGTCTCGGCATCAGCAGCTACGTGCTCGTGTACCACTTCGGCAACCGTGAGCAGCTTGTCACTGAGATCATTCGGGCCATCATGCGCCGTTACGAGCCGCTCGAGTCCGGCGCGACCCACTCGTCGTCCCGGGAGGAGTTCTTGGCCTGGGCGCGCAAGGCGTTTGAGCTCTGCCTCGACCACCGTGGCCGCCACCTCCAGCGCCTCGAGTTCGAGGCCTCGGTCCAGGATGTCGTGGCCGAGCGTCCCCGCCGCTTCGGCACTGAGGCGCATGAGCACTGGCGGCGCTTCCTCGCCGGCTGGCTGCGGGGCAACGGGATCCCCGCGAAACGGGCAGGCTCGCTTGCACGCCTGTACGTGGGCGCGGTCATGGGCCTGCTCTACGACTTCGTCCTGACCGGTGACAGGCGGGCCGCCCTTGAGTCGTTCGGCCTCCTCGCGGATGCACTTGTGGCCCGCCTCGACGCCGCGGACCAGCACGCGAGGTCCTAG